The bacterium genome includes the window TGTGCAACACGCAAAGGTTTCTCTCGAGAATATCCTTAAAATTACTAATACGTTCTATCGCCGGGTTCTAGAAGAAGACCGGAAAGAGTGGAAAAACGAACCAGTAACTTCTCCAATACCAAAAGGTACCCTGCTTCGATTGGGACAAGGCGCAACCGCATATAGCACCTCATTCTTAATTCTTGCAAAAGATATTGGTTTAGACTCCGAATATCAGCGGGTGACAAGAGTTCATCCGCCAAAAACTCGAAAACGGCTTGAAGGCGGGCATCCTTCATTCGGCTGGGTGGAGATAAGCTGATGAACCGAATCTTAATTTCGACGGTCGGTACCTCGCTCTGGGGACATTGGCGAGCTAAACTTGAAGAACAGAAACTGAAAGAGTTCTCGGAGCAGAGTCGGATTTGGCTGGTCAACCACCTGCGTCAGCTTGACGAAAACGATAAACTTCTCGGTGCAGAAATCACTTCGTTAAATTCGCTCCTTCGCCAGAACAAGATTAATCGGGATACTAAACTTTATTTTTGCGTTTCTGATACCCCGGAAGGAAAATTTATCGGCGAAGTTCTCGGTTCATTTTATGCGAACCAGTTTCATACCGTCAATACCAAAACTATCAAGGATTTACAGCATACTGACGAAAAGAAGTTCTTACGTGGGTTGAAACATCTGGTAGACTATATTGCTGAATTGAAAAAGAAATTTCCGGACGTCTCAATTGCAATCAATGCGACTGGCGGATATAAAGCGCAGATATCGTTCGCCGGGTTGATTGGTCAAGCGTTTGGGATTCCGGTCTATTATCAGTTTGAAAAGTTCGATTCGATTGTTGAACTGCCGCCGATGCCGATTTCGTTTAGTTTCGATTTATGGCTAGACCATTATGAACTCTTTGAATCTGCAGAAGCTAAATTTAGTGACGAATTTTTGAAAGTAACTGACTCGGAGTATCAGCGAATTCCGGAATCAATGAAAGTTCTGTTTCTGGAGGAAGATGGGAATGTTTTCTTAAGTGCACTCGGCACACTCTATCATCAACTTTTTCTCCAGCAATTTCCAAATGTGCGAAAACAATTATTACCGCCAGATTCGGGACTTGCTCCAGAACAGAAAAAAATTAGTTATGAGAATAAAAACTCTGGCAAACATCACGGGCTGAAAGAATATCTTGAAAAATTGCTACAAAAACCCTATATTACTCGAATTAATACCTACTACTATAATCCGGATTTGCCTAAGAAAAACCAGTTTCGAAAATCTACAAAACATCCGGATGCGATTGAAGGTATCTATTCCGATGGTACAGCGACAACAGAATTTTGTGTCTATACCACTGCAAAA containing:
- a CDS encoding putative CRISPR-associated protein: MNRILISTVGTSLWGHWRAKLEEQKLKEFSEQSRIWLVNHLRQLDENDKLLGAEITSLNSLLRQNKINRDTKLYFCVSDTPEGKFIGEVLGSFYANQFHTVNTKTIKDLQHTDEKKFLRGLKHLVDYIAELKKKFPDVSIAINATGGYKAQISFAGLIGQAFGIPVYYQFEKFDSIVELPPMPISFSFDLWLDHYELFESAEAKFSDEFLKVTDSEYQRIPESMKVLFLEEDGNVFLSALGTLYHQLFLQQFPNVRKQLLPPDSGLAPEQKKISYENKNSGKHHGLKEYLEKLLQKPYITRINTYYYNPDLPKKNQFRKSTKHPDAIEGIYSDGTATTEFCVYTTAKNASQIEAAVVDLNMDLDLAIDFRSSH